One part of the Armatimonadota bacterium genome encodes these proteins:
- a CDS encoding BrnT family toxin, which produces MFDDPLAAIREDVHHSADETREHVIGLSTHRRLLQVTFTERGNLLKIISARVATRRDRTKYEQR; this is translated from the coding sequence GTGTTCGACGATCCGCTCGCAGCGATACGAGAGGACGTGCACCATTCCGCAGATGAGACGCGTGAGCATGTCATTGGGCTATCGACCCACCGACGACTTCTGCAGGTCACGTTTACAGAGCGCGGAAATCTGCTCAAGATCATTAGCGCGAGGGTTGCGACCCGAAGGGATCGTACCAAATATGAACAGAGATAA
- a CDS encoding HD domain-containing protein, with product MTRDDALEFVRSMVGNENLVKHMLTVEAAVRAYAGDYGGDPGTWALAGLLHDSDWEAHPDEHPKVALKLLAERGDVPEEVLHAIAAHAPERTGVEPSTDLDKVLFACDELCGFINACALVRPQRLEALTPKSVEKRLKSPAFAAGVNRGDVNRGFELLGVERADHINHVIASMQAIAPELGLEPIEG from the coding sequence ATGACGAGAGATGACGCCCTCGAGTTTGTGCGTTCGATGGTCGGCAACGAAAATCTGGTGAAGCACATGCTCACCGTGGAAGCCGCGGTGCGCGCGTATGCCGGCGATTACGGCGGTGATCCCGGGACGTGGGCTCTGGCCGGCCTCTTGCACGACTCGGATTGGGAAGCGCACCCGGATGAGCATCCGAAGGTCGCGCTGAAACTGCTGGCGGAGCGGGGGGATGTGCCGGAAGAGGTTCTCCATGCCATCGCCGCGCACGCGCCCGAACGGACAGGCGTTGAGCCCTCAACGGACCTGGACAAGGTCCTCTTCGCCTGCGATGAACTGTGCGGGTTCATCAACGCGTGCGCGCTCGTCCGGCCCCAGCGCCTCGAAGCCCTGACGCCCAAGAGCGTGGAGAAGCGCCTCAAGAGTCCGGCGTTCGCGGCGGGAGTGAACCGTGGCGACGTGAATCGCGGGTTTGAGCTCCTCGGTGTCGAACGCGCGGATCACATAAACCACGTAATCGCGTCCATGCAGGCGATCGCCCCGGAACTCGGGCTGGAACCCATCGAGGGCTGA
- a CDS encoding aminodeoxychorismate/anthranilate synthase component II: MILVIDNYDSFTYNIVQYLGEMGAEMRVVRNRDITLDEIEEMAPEKILISPGPCTPNEAGVSVGTIRRFGATTPILGVCLGHQSIAAALGGKVVRADRIMHGKTSLIHHDGAGVFAGLPNPMTAIRYHSLLIERSTLPECLTVSAETEEGEIMGVRHKDWPLEGVQFHPESILTERGKDLLRNFLEQ; this comes from the coding sequence ATGATCCTTGTTATCGACAACTATGATTCGTTCACATATAACATCGTCCAGTATTTGGGCGAGATGGGCGCGGAAATGCGCGTTGTGCGCAACCGCGACATCACGCTGGACGAAATCGAGGAGATGGCCCCGGAGAAGATCCTGATTTCACCCGGCCCGTGCACCCCCAATGAGGCGGGCGTCAGCGTGGGGACGATTCGGCGCTTCGGCGCGACGACCCCCATTCTCGGTGTGTGTCTGGGGCATCAGAGCATCGCGGCCGCGCTGGGCGGCAAGGTGGTCCGCGCAGACCGCATCATGCACGGCAAGACCTCTCTGATCCACCACGACGGCGCAGGAGTATTTGCCGGACTGCCGAACCCGATGACAGCGATCCGCTATCACAGCCTGCTCATCGAGCGTTCCACCTTGCCGGAATGCCTCACTGTCAGCGCGGAGACCGAAGAGGGCGAAATCATGGGGGTGCGACATAAAGACTGGCCGCTGGAAGGCGTTCAATTCCACCCCGAGAGCATATTAACGGAACGCGGCAAGGACCTGCTGCGCAATTTCCTCGAACAATGA
- a CDS encoding elongation factor Tu codes for MQETLKREPDAADGNTPHVEATIVYLRPEDGGRKTAPGSGYHSQFHYIDDGSDWDAIQTFGSPTAPLGEPVEASLRFTNPAAHRGRVHVGTAFEIREGPRVVGRGLITHVGPF; via the coding sequence ATGCAGGAGACACTCAAGCGCGAGCCGGATGCCGCAGACGGCAACACACCGCATGTTGAAGCGACGATCGTGTACTTGCGCCCGGAAGATGGCGGCCGGAAAACCGCTCCAGGGAGCGGCTACCACAGCCAATTCCACTATATTGATGATGGTAGTGACTGGGACGCCATTCAGACCTTTGGATCTCCAACTGCCCCGCTCGGTGAGCCTGTCGAGGCATCGCTTCGGTTCACCAATCCAGCGGCACATCGAGGCCGCGTGCACGTAGGCACCGCGTTTGAAATCCGCGAAGGGCCACGCGTCGTTGGGCGCGGCCTCATCACGCATGTTGGCCCGTTTTGA
- a CDS encoding helix-turn-helix transcriptional regulator has translation MIKNEHQRRITQTWVKRFAASLEALHASRSDQAEPWVAQLNEDALRSQLASLQGELAEYDALRSGRRKVLSAESFDDLPAILIQARIAKGLTQEELASRVGLKKQQIQKYEASDYAMVSMERVQAIINALEIGVREEIRLYPKTSRSAIAPIQPGSSATTQAGFSVLP, from the coding sequence ATGATCAAGAACGAGCATCAGAGGCGCATTACGCAGACGTGGGTAAAGCGTTTCGCCGCCTCGCTTGAGGCACTGCACGCCTCACGGAGTGACCAGGCGGAGCCGTGGGTCGCGCAGTTGAACGAGGACGCGTTGCGGTCGCAACTGGCGAGTCTCCAAGGTGAACTCGCCGAATACGACGCCTTGCGGAGTGGCCGTCGGAAGGTCCTTTCCGCCGAGTCCTTTGACGATCTGCCGGCAATTCTCATACAGGCTCGTATAGCGAAGGGACTCACGCAGGAGGAACTTGCGAGCCGCGTTGGGCTGAAGAAACAGCAGATTCAGAAATACGAAGCCAGCGATTACGCGATGGTGAGTATGGAACGCGTGCAGGCAATCATCAACGCACTGGAGATCGGTGTCCGCGAGGAGATCCGCCTGTACCCCAAGACGTCACGCAGCGCTATCGCACCCATACAACCTGGCAGTTCTGCGACAACTCAGGCAGGCTTCAGCGTGCTACCCTGA
- the trpE gene encoding anthranilate synthase component I, whose translation MITPTREEFKLKARQGNLIAVTRDVLADMLTPVAAFRRLAAGGVPSFLLESVERGDRIGRYSFLGARPFLTMRAKGDSLVVTENGDSTTMTLSGGQDPLSVLEDLMARYKWVGGPDLPPFVGGAVGLMGYDLVRFFEKLPDTTKDDLNAPDALFMLADTIVVFDHLRHRLKVVCNAPTGDDLDASYDKAVETVNAVVDTLESAEVPEWPKAGGHAGEPEWNMTPEAYQEMVRKGVEYIRAGDCIQLVVSQRMRKETNADPLDVYRALRYINPSPYMFYLNLGEMILVGSSPEILVTESGGELRYRPIAGTRPRGATPEADAAMEAEMHASEKERAEHIMLVDLGRNDLGRVCSYGSVHVDELFVTERYSDVMHLVSNVRGRLRPEFDRFDALRAVFPAGTLSGAPKVRAMEIIDEMEPTRRGPYGGAVGYISFSGGLDTCICIRTVAIQGNVATVQAGAGIVSDSDPLAEHQECRNKARAVLRAIEMAERGLE comes from the coding sequence ATGATCACACCCACTCGAGAAGAGTTCAAACTGAAAGCCCGACAGGGCAATCTGATCGCCGTGACGCGAGACGTGCTCGCGGATATGCTGACGCCCGTCGCGGCGTTCCGTCGCCTCGCCGCGGGCGGCGTGCCGTCATTTCTGCTGGAGTCTGTGGAGCGCGGGGACCGCATCGGCCGATATTCCTTCCTCGGGGCCAGGCCGTTTCTGACGATGCGCGCTAAGGGCGACAGCCTGGTCGTCACGGAAAACGGCGACTCTACGACGATGACGCTCAGCGGCGGGCAAGATCCTCTCAGCGTGCTGGAAGACTTGATGGCTCGCTACAAGTGGGTTGGCGGGCCGGACTTGCCGCCGTTCGTGGGCGGCGCCGTCGGCTTGATGGGGTACGATCTCGTTCGCTTCTTCGAGAAGCTGCCGGACACGACCAAGGACGACCTCAATGCTCCTGACGCCCTGTTCATGCTGGCCGATACGATCGTGGTGTTCGACCATCTCCGCCACCGGCTCAAGGTCGTCTGCAACGCCCCTACCGGAGACGACCTTGACGCGTCATACGACAAGGCGGTTGAGACGGTGAACGCCGTGGTGGATACCCTTGAGTCGGCGGAGGTCCCGGAGTGGCCCAAAGCTGGCGGGCACGCGGGCGAGCCCGAGTGGAACATGACGCCCGAGGCCTACCAGGAGATGGTCCGCAAGGGGGTGGAGTACATCCGGGCGGGCGACTGCATCCAGTTGGTTGTGAGCCAGCGGATGCGCAAGGAAACCAATGCTGACCCGCTGGATGTCTACCGTGCGCTGCGGTATATCAATCCGTCGCCGTACATGTTCTATTTGAACCTCGGGGAGATGATACTCGTCGGATCGTCGCCGGAGATCCTCGTTACCGAAAGCGGCGGCGAGCTGCGCTACCGGCCGATCGCCGGCACGCGTCCGCGGGGAGCCACGCCGGAGGCCGACGCCGCGATGGAAGCGGAAATGCACGCCAGCGAGAAGGAACGCGCCGAGCACATCATGCTGGTCGATCTGGGGCGCAACGATCTGGGTCGCGTGTGCTCGTACGGCAGTGTCCACGTGGACGAACTGTTTGTAACAGAGCGGTACAGCGATGTCATGCACCTCGTGAGCAACGTTCGCGGCCGACTGCGGCCTGAATTCGACCGTTTCGACGCCTTGCGCGCGGTGTTCCCGGCCGGCACGCTCAGCGGCGCTCCGAAGGTCCGCGCGATGGAAATCATCGACGAAATGGAGCCGACGCGGCGGGGCCCGTACGGCGGCGCGGTCGGCTACATCTCCTTCAGCGGCGGCCTCGATACCTGTATCTGTATCAGGACCGTTGCCATCCAGGGCAACGTGGCCACGGTGCAGGCGGGCGCCGGTATCGTCAGCGACAGCGATCCTCTCGCCGAGCACCAGGAGTGCCGCAACAAAGCCCGGGCGGTGTTGCGCGCAATCGAGATGGCTGAAAGAGGGCTGGAGTGA
- the trpD gene encoding anthranilate phosphoribosyltransferase produces MIREAIARVMRFENLDPLEAAAVMQEMMSGAATDAQTAALLIAMRMKGETVDEICGFSRTMREHVVHVVPKRVRNHLDIVGTGGDALILNGLPVSTFNISTTATFVAAGAGVPIAKHGNRAMSSKCGSADVLEALGVPIEAPAEVLAAAIDEIGIAFLFAQHLHPSMRYAATARREIGVRTVFNVLGPLTNPAKAERQLIGVWAAEWLQPLAAALSVLGSERAMVVHGAPGFDELSTVGISQIAELRDGSLKEYTLDASEFGLPRANLEDILGGDAVHNAHLLERVLQGEKGPRRDIVLLNAAAGLLVADAAEDWPDAIESSAKSIDSGAALAKLEQLRKMSVSPR; encoded by the coding sequence ATGATACGAGAAGCCATAGCCCGCGTGATGCGGTTCGAAAACCTGGACCCCCTGGAGGCGGCGGCGGTGATGCAGGAAATGATGTCGGGCGCCGCCACGGATGCCCAGACCGCCGCCCTGCTGATCGCCATGCGGATGAAGGGCGAGACGGTGGACGAGATCTGCGGGTTCAGCCGCACGATGCGGGAACACGTTGTGCACGTTGTACCGAAGCGGGTGAGGAACCACCTCGACATCGTCGGAACGGGCGGCGACGCGCTCATCTTGAACGGCCTGCCCGTCAGCACCTTCAATATCAGCACGACAGCCACTTTCGTGGCGGCCGGGGCGGGAGTGCCCATCGCAAAGCACGGGAATCGAGCGATGAGCAGCAAATGCGGGAGCGCAGATGTGCTTGAGGCCCTCGGCGTGCCCATCGAGGCACCAGCCGAGGTTCTGGCCGCGGCCATCGACGAGATCGGCATCGCGTTTCTTTTCGCCCAGCACCTGCACCCCAGCATGCGTTACGCTGCAACGGCGCGGCGCGAAATCGGCGTGCGGACCGTATTCAACGTCCTCGGCCCGCTGACAAACCCCGCCAAGGCCGAACGACAGTTGATCGGTGTGTGGGCGGCGGAATGGCTCCAACCTCTGGCGGCAGCGCTGAGCGTGCTCGGCAGCGAAAGGGCGATGGTTGTTCATGGAGCGCCAGGGTTTGACGAGCTTAGCACCGTGGGCATCAGCCAGATAGCCGAATTGCGCGATGGTTCGTTGAAGGAGTACACCCTGGACGCTTCGGAATTCGGGCTGCCGAGAGCGAACCTCGAGGACATCCTGGGCGGAGACGCGGTCCATAACGCGCACCTGCTCGAACGGGTGCTTCAGGGAGAGAAAGGCCCACGGCGTGACATCGTCCTTCTGAACGCCGCCGCGGGGTTGCTGGTCGCTGATGCGGCAGAGGACTGGCCGGACGCAATTGAATCCTCCGCGAAGAGCATAGATTCCGGCGCCGCTCTGGCCAAACTGGAACAGCTGCGGAAGATGAGCGTGTCTCCAAGGTAG
- a CDS encoding M6 family metalloprotease domain-containing protein translates to MNFPGIRRRPMWALAAAMVILAIAKSCQAAYIKDYPVTLSQPDGTRVRVLVTGDEFYNWAHDAAGYVIVRHPANGRLVYATEINGEVAPTNFVVNRADPRRLGLRPNIAAKHAASARALSPLSHRMPKRSNSPKAHNTGSLNNIVIYIRFADEQPTAFTHALSQYDAMLNGAAGTNSLRNYYKEVSYNTLTISSVFFPTQSGSTIVSYQDTYPRAYYKPYDATTNPTGYQSSQQGTRELNLLRAALAAVKPAVDASGITTDSDHDGYVDNVVFVVDGDVTAWATLLWPHMWWLGNGPTLGGATVGTFNFQLENFTFSGSGGVGVLCHEMFHSLGAPDLYHYSYDGLNPAGAWDIMEYNQNPPQHMTSFMKWKYGTWIATVPEITASGHYTLNPTTSSTNNCYKIKSLASTTQYFMVEYRRKTGTFEGSVPGTGLIVYRIDTTTGNGNANGPPDELYIYRPNGTPTVNGNTSTANLSYETGRTSINSASNPTPFLQNGSPGLLDIHNVTSAGTTISFDITVGYPAATKVGFLTQPGPSRPGTLLSPQPVVAALSDSGVVNPTFTGPVTLSIKSGAGAAGATLGGTTTVNLVNGRATFTDLTVDLEGTGYVLTASCPGLVSADSAPFYVGVLPEKLRIITQPAGGDVSKPLSVQPVVQVTDASLQLAQYFTGPVTVAIKPGTGTSGAVLSGATVLNAMAGVAAFSGLKIDKPGTGYVLTVTSGALPAVDSQPFTVLAHTASTVYVNKDATGATHDGTTWATAWQTVQAGINSAVSGDEVWVAASTTPYIEKIALKAGVAVYGGFAGAETARSARNWKTNVTVLDGSGTGNASAVTSSVVGAVLDGFTVCNAAGGYPGVYVTAGTAAITNCAIVGNSSRGLSVAVGAATATNCVISGNTYGVYVASGSATVANCTISGNSSSGLYVYNSAVATITNCIAAFNGTGIGRYSTAVSVTLSHNDVFGNTSANYNAFTDPTGVNGNINLDPTFANRTASDFHVTTGSPCIDAGDDGVVTTAETDLDGQPRIIGAHVDIGAYEYSVTAAPFTLPEAATALQIFGGLTAAASADLTRLNVEGADSSLDIADAVRIARKAMGLEPNP, encoded by the coding sequence ATGAATTTCCCCGGTATCCGACGACGCCCGATGTGGGCGCTCGCAGCGGCGATGGTGATCCTTGCCATCGCCAAATCCTGTCAGGCCGCGTACATCAAGGACTACCCAGTCACGCTCTCACAGCCGGATGGGACCCGCGTTCGGGTCCTCGTGACCGGTGATGAGTTCTACAATTGGGCGCACGACGCAGCCGGCTACGTCATCGTACGCCACCCGGCCAACGGACGCCTCGTATATGCGACCGAGATCAACGGCGAGGTCGCTCCCACGAACTTCGTCGTCAACAGGGCAGACCCCCGCCGGCTTGGCCTGAGGCCCAACATCGCGGCGAAGCACGCCGCGTCCGCGAGGGCGCTTTCCCCGCTCAGTCACCGGATGCCGAAGAGGTCGAATTCTCCCAAAGCGCACAACACTGGATCGCTCAACAATATCGTTATCTACATCCGGTTCGCCGATGAACAGCCGACGGCATTCACCCATGCCCTGTCGCAGTATGATGCGATGCTCAACGGCGCGGCCGGCACGAACTCCCTGCGCAACTACTACAAAGAGGTGTCGTACAACACGCTGACCATCAGCTCGGTGTTCTTCCCCACGCAGTCGGGCTCGACGATCGTCTCCTACCAGGATACCTATCCCCGCGCGTACTACAAGCCCTACGATGCCACGACGAACCCGACGGGCTACCAGTCCAGCCAGCAGGGCACCCGGGAGCTGAACCTTCTTCGCGCGGCGCTGGCCGCTGTGAAGCCGGCAGTCGACGCGTCCGGGATCACCACGGACAGCGACCACGATGGCTATGTTGACAACGTGGTGTTCGTCGTCGATGGCGACGTGACTGCGTGGGCCACGCTGCTGTGGCCGCATATGTGGTGGCTTGGCAACGGGCCCACGCTAGGCGGCGCCACCGTGGGGACCTTCAATTTCCAGTTGGAGAACTTCACCTTCTCCGGCTCCGGCGGGGTTGGCGTTTTGTGCCACGAAATGTTCCACAGCCTCGGCGCGCCTGACCTGTACCATTACAGCTATGACGGCCTGAACCCCGCGGGCGCCTGGGACATCATGGAATACAACCAGAATCCCCCGCAGCATATGACATCGTTCATGAAGTGGAAATACGGCACGTGGATCGCCACCGTGCCCGAAATCACCGCGTCGGGCCACTACACGCTCAATCCCACTACGTCTTCCACCAACAATTGCTATAAAATCAAATCGCTCGCCTCAACGACGCAGTATTTCATGGTGGAGTACCGGCGCAAGACAGGCACGTTTGAGGGCTCCGTGCCCGGCACCGGCCTGATCGTATACCGCATCGACACCACCACCGGCAATGGAAATGCGAACGGACCGCCGGACGAACTGTACATCTACCGTCCGAACGGAACGCCGACGGTCAACGGCAACACGTCCACTGCCAACCTTTCGTACGAGACGGGACGGACCTCCATCAACAGCGCCTCCAATCCCACGCCGTTCCTGCAGAACGGGAGCCCGGGTCTGCTGGATATCCATAACGTAACGTCGGCCGGTACCACGATATCGTTCGACATCACCGTCGGCTACCCCGCCGCCACGAAGGTCGGCTTCCTCACTCAGCCCGGGCCGTCCAGACCCGGAACCCTGCTCTCCCCCCAGCCTGTCGTGGCTGCACTCTCCGATTCCGGCGTCGTGAACCCAACGTTCACCGGCCCCGTCACCCTCTCGATCAAGAGCGGCGCCGGCGCCGCGGGCGCCACCCTCGGCGGAACAACCACCGTGAACCTGGTGAACGGGCGCGCCACGTTCACCGACTTGACCGTGGACCTGGAGGGAACCGGCTACGTCCTCACAGCGTCCTGTCCCGGCCTGGTAAGCGCAGACAGCGCTCCCTTCTATGTCGGCGTCCTTCCGGAGAAGCTCCGTATCATCACACAGCCGGCAGGTGGCGATGTGTCCAAACCGCTTTCCGTTCAGCCGGTTGTGCAGGTAACCGATGCATCCCTGCAACTCGCGCAGTACTTCACCGGACCGGTAACGGTTGCCATCAAGCCGGGAACGGGCACGTCCGGCGCGGTGCTCAGCGGAGCCACTGTCCTCAATGCCATGGCGGGTGTCGCCGCGTTCAGCGGGCTGAAGATCGATAAACCCGGGACCGGATACGTCCTCACGGTGACTTCCGGCGCCCTTCCGGCGGTTGACAGCCAACCCTTTACCGTTCTGGCCCACACGGCATCCACGGTCTACGTGAACAAGGACGCCACCGGCGCCACCCACGACGGAACGACGTGGGCCACGGCATGGCAGACGGTCCAGGCGGGCATAAATTCCGCGGTGAGCGGTGACGAAGTGTGGGTGGCCGCATCGACAACACCCTACATCGAGAAGATCGCGCTCAAGGCGGGCGTTGCGGTCTACGGAGGATTCGCCGGCGCCGAGACAGCCCGAAGCGCGCGGAACTGGAAGACCAACGTCACGGTACTGGACGGCAGCGGAACCGGCAACGCGAGCGCGGTGACGTCATCTGTCGTCGGCGCGGTCCTGGATGGCTTCACCGTTTGCAACGCCGCGGGTGGATATCCCGGGGTTTACGTCACTGCCGGAACCGCCGCCATCACCAATTGCGCGATCGTCGGCAACTCTTCCCGCGGCCTTTCCGTGGCCGTCGGCGCCGCAACCGCAACCAACTGCGTCATCAGCGGAAACACGTACGGGGTCTACGTGGCCTCCGGCTCGGCAACCGTCGCCAACTGCACCATCAGCGGCAACTCATCCTCCGGCCTGTACGTCTACAACAGCGCAGTGGCGACCATCACTAACTGCATCGCGGCGTTCAACGGGACCGGCATCGGCCGGTACTCAACCGCCGTCTCGGTGACGCTGTCGCACAACGACGTGTTTGGCAACACTTCCGCGAACTACAATGCGTTCACGGATCCGACTGGCGTGAACGGCAACATCAATCTGGATCCAACGTTCGCGAACCGAACCGCCTCGGACTTCCACGTGACCACCGGTTCGCCGTGTATCGACGCGGGGGACGACGGCGTCGTAACCACGGCGGAGACGGACCTGGACGGCCAGCCGCGCATCATCGGAGCGCACGTGGACATCGGCGCCTATGAGTACTCCGTAACCGCTGCGCCATTCACGCTGCCCGAAGCCGCCACGGCGCTCCAGATCTTCGGTGGCCTGACTGCCGCCGCGTCCGCCGACCTGACCCGGCTCAACGTTGAAGGGGCCGATTCCAGCCTGGACATCGCGGACGCGGTGCGAATCGCCCGCAAGGCGATGGGGCTGGAACCGAATCCGTAA
- a CDS encoding NAD+ synthase, with amino-acid sequence MLTETNPDSQVPAPVRLGLVQLNSTVGDLAGNTDRIIAALRQANDEGCDIVAFPELAITGYPPEDLLLKPRFLHENVQCLQRIAEAQAEVRTAAIVGFVDVSDDISNAAAIIAGGRVAGVHHKIFLPSYSVFDEDRYFAAGEGTSVFNFGDVGIGVGVCEDIWYSNGPAREQALVGGAEVLVSINASPFHREKWRSREHLLAARAMDNTAFVAYVNSVGGQDELLFDGHSLVFDPGGELIARGPSFEEALVVVDLNIGDVFHRRLANPSRRKERMRTHESGLAVALVDLPPFGEAGQPRERLDAPSPSTPSPIPVWLSRLPLPPPDMLSDTYNGLVLGVRDYVRKNGFKDVVLGLSGGIDSAITACIAVDALGKDHVIGVTMPSRYSSDETKSDAALVAENLGIRFLTVPIEGPFQASLDALADSMRDTGSGLAEENLQARIRGNYLMTLSNKFGWLVLTTGNKSEMSVGYSTLYGDMAGGFAVIKDVPKTLVYALSEYRNTLSPVIPESTITRPPTAELRPDQKDTDSLPPYDVLDAILNLYVEDDRSLEEIVSAGFDEATVRRVILMVDRNEYKRRQAPPGIKITPKAFGRDRRLPITNRYHDW; translated from the coding sequence ATGTTGACAGAAACGAATCCTGACTCCCAAGTTCCCGCGCCCGTTCGATTGGGGCTTGTCCAGCTGAATTCCACGGTCGGCGATCTGGCCGGCAACACGGACCGCATTATCGCCGCGCTCCGGCAGGCAAATGACGAGGGGTGCGACATCGTCGCGTTCCCTGAGCTTGCCATCACCGGTTATCCGCCGGAGGACCTGCTGCTGAAGCCGAGATTCCTTCACGAGAATGTGCAGTGCCTCCAGCGCATCGCCGAAGCGCAGGCGGAAGTGCGGACAGCGGCGATCGTGGGCTTCGTGGACGTTTCGGACGACATCTCAAACGCCGCCGCCATCATCGCCGGCGGCCGCGTGGCCGGCGTACACCACAAGATCTTCCTGCCTTCCTACTCCGTTTTTGACGAGGACCGGTACTTCGCGGCGGGTGAAGGGACTTCGGTGTTCAATTTCGGGGACGTCGGCATTGGTGTCGGGGTTTGCGAGGACATCTGGTATTCCAACGGGCCCGCGCGCGAGCAGGCGCTGGTCGGAGGCGCGGAGGTGCTGGTTTCGATCAACGCCTCGCCGTTCCACCGTGAAAAATGGCGAAGCCGCGAGCATCTGCTGGCCGCCCGGGCGATGGACAACACCGCCTTCGTCGCGTATGTGAACAGCGTGGGGGGGCAGGACGAACTGCTCTTCGACGGCCATAGCCTGGTCTTCGATCCGGGCGGCGAACTGATCGCCAGGGGACCTTCGTTCGAAGAGGCGCTTGTGGTCGTGGATCTCAACATTGGCGACGTATTCCATCGGCGCCTGGCAAACCCGTCCCGACGGAAAGAGCGGATGCGCACCCACGAATCCGGGCTTGCCGTTGCGCTGGTGGACCTTCCACCGTTCGGCGAAGCCGGGCAGCCGCGCGAGCGGCTGGACGCGCCGTCGCCTTCCACGCCTTCGCCCATCCCAGTCTGGCTGTCACGCCTGCCCCTGCCTCCTCCGGACATGCTCTCGGACACATACAACGGCCTGGTGCTGGGGGTTCGCGATTACGTCCGCAAGAACGGTTTCAAGGACGTCGTGCTGGGTTTGTCCGGCGGGATTGACTCGGCGATCACGGCATGCATTGCGGTGGATGCGTTGGGTAAGGACCACGTCATCGGCGTGACGATGCCCAGCCGGTACAGCAGCGACGAGACCAAGTCGGACGCGGCCCTCGTGGCCGAAAACCTCGGGATCCGGTTCCTGACGGTGCCGATAGAAGGCCCCTTCCAGGCGAGTCTGGATGCGCTGGCGGATTCGATGAGGGATACCGGGAGCGGCCTGGCCGAGGAGAATCTGCAGGCCCGCATTCGCGGCAACTACCTGATGACCCTGTCAAACAAGTTCGGCTGGCTGGTGCTGACCACCGGCAACAAGAGCGAGATGTCGGTCGGGTACAGCACCCTGTACGGGGATATGGCCGGCGGCTTCGCCGTGATCAAGGACGTTCCGAAGACGCTGGTCTACGCCCTCAGCGAATACAGGAACACGTTATCACCTGTGATTCCCGAGTCGACGATCACACGTCCGCCCACGGCCGAATTGCGGCCCGACCAGAAGGACACGGACAGCCTGCCTCCCTACGACGTGTTGGACGCCATCCTGAACCTCTATGTGGAAGACGATCGGAGCCTGGAGGAGATTGTGAGCGCGGGCTTCGACGAGGCGACAGTTCGCCGCGTGATCCTGATGGTGGACCGCAACGAATACAAGCGCCGCCAGGCCCCTCCCGGCATCAAGATCACGCCAAAAGCCTTCGGTCGGGACCGCCGCCTGCCTATCACCAACCGGTATCACGACTGGTAG